The Bicyclus anynana chromosome 3, ilBicAnyn1.1, whole genome shotgun sequence genome has a window encoding:
- the LOC112053366 gene encoding protein crossbronx homolog, with amino-acid sequence MTEKLNNNDKKMKEGGYSLFHQEYIIMAEYRMLQTENLPGIYVIPSHDNSLLWYGVIFVRSGLYAGGVFRFVLTLPEKFPDDSVPTVKFTLDIFHPAIDASTGILNLCEVFPLWDRKQNHIWQILKYLHWIFTNLNMKFPVNNEASTLFKTNRKLFIDKVKECIASSIEHVYDSPPTEDKHYITFQPYDPNIHDSAKNVMLKVPGGNESSHGVSWVQSGSYQSFSKEDTP; translated from the exons ATGACAGAGAAACTCAACAATAACGATAAAAAAATGAAGGAAGGAGGATATTCCCTATTTCATCAAGAGTACATAATTATGGCAGAATA CCGTATGCTGCAAACAGAAAATCTGCCTGGAATTTATGTAATACCATCCCACGATAACTCATTAC TATGGTATGGAGTAATATTTGTAAGAAGTGGCTTATATGCTGGTGGTGTATTTAGATTTGTATTAACCTTACCTGAAAAATTCCCAGATGATTCTGTTCCT actGTAAAATTCACATTAGATATATTTCATCCAGCAATAGATGCTTCAACTGGTATCCTCAATCTCTGTGAAGTTTTCCCTCTGTGGGACAGGAAACAAAACCATATTTggcaaatattgaaatacttaCACTGGatatttactaatttaaatatgaaatttcCGGTTAACAATGAGGCTTCTACACT ATTTAAGACAAACAGAAAACTATTTATTGATAAGGTAAAAGAATGCATAGCATCCAGTATAGAACATGTCTATGATTCTCCACCCACAGAAGATAAGCATTATATTACATTTCAACCCTATGATCCTAACATTCACGACTCTGCTAAAAATGTCATGTTAAAAGTGCCAGGTGGTAATGAAAGTTCTCATGGAGTATCATGGGTACAATCTGGATCATATCAATCTTTCTCAAAAGAAGACACTCCTTAG